The following proteins are encoded in a genomic region of Cryptomeria japonica chromosome 11, Sugi_1.0, whole genome shotgun sequence:
- the LOC131860232 gene encoding uncharacterized protein LOC131860232 yields the protein MSPFNALYGYEATTFRDLITRGSKVPGAKDFIQQSIDIMNTLKDNLHHAQNQQKIYVDRMRVERSFEISDLVFLRLQPYKQSSLKVSSAEKLKTRFYGPYKVVGRIGKVAYELELPRNSRIHNIFHVSMLKRVIGQQVSPCVELPPLDDEGKFILEPEVILDKREKGLRNRTIPEYLVKWKGLPKEDASWVGEEFTSHPRLLEDKQIQEGWTVTNP from the coding sequence ATGAGTCCATTTAACGCTTTATATGGATATGAGGCCACCACATTCAGAGATTTGATCACTCGGGGAAGCAAAGTACCAGGGGCCaaagatttcatccaacaaagcatTGATATTATGAACACTCTCAAAGACAATCTTCACCATGCTCAGAATCAACAAAAGATATATGTTGATCGTATGCGTGTGGAAAGATCTTTCGAAATCAGTGATCTAGTATTTTTGAGATTACAACCATATAAGCAATCCTCTCTTAAGGTAAGCAGTGCGGAGAAGCTAAAGACGAGATTCTATGGACCATACAAGGTCGTAGGGAGGATAGGCAAAGTAGCCTATGAGTTAGAACTACCCAGGAATAGCAGGATTCATAACATCTTTCATGTATCCATGCTTAAAAGGGTCATTGGGCAACAAGTCAGTCCTTGTGTCGAATTGCCGCCACTAGATGATGAAGGAAAATTTATTTTGGAACCTGAAGTGATCCTGGATAAACGTGAAAAAGGACTAAGAAACAGGACTATTCCAGAATACTTAGTAAAATGGAAAGGTTTACCAAAAGAAGATGCTTCTTGGGTAGGGGAAGAGTTCACTTCTCATCctagattgcttgaggacaagcaaattcaggAGGGGTGGACTGTCACGAACCCATAA